The proteins below come from a single Balaenoptera acutorostrata chromosome 2, mBalAcu1.1, whole genome shotgun sequence genomic window:
- the LOC102998380 gene encoding vacuolar protein sorting-associated protein 29-like encodes MLVLVLGDLHIPHRSNSLPAKFKKPLVPGKIQHTLCTGNLCTKESYDYLQTLAGDVYIVRGDSDEKHYSFICVDGYPGFYSCHLCVSAN; translated from the exons ATGTTGGTGCTGGTATTAGGAGACCTGCACATTCCACACCGGAGCAACAGTTTGCCAGCTAAATTCAAAAAACCGCTGGTGCCAGGAAAGATTCAGCACACTCTCTGCACTGGAAACCTCTGTACCAAAGAGAGTTATGACTATCTCCAGACTCTGGCTGGTGATGTTTATATTGTGAGAGGAGACTCCGATGAG AAACATTATTCCTTCATTTGTGTTGATGGATATCCAGGCTTCTACAGTTGTCACTTGTGTGTATCAGCTAATTAG